The following proteins come from a genomic window of Spongiibacter tropicus DSM 19543:
- a CDS encoding 3-hydroxyacyl-CoA dehydrogenase NAD-binding domain-containing protein: MTGTFNYEKDSDNIVTVTMDMSGPVNAMNDEYMALMGSTVERLEAERDSIAGVVLTSAKKTFFAGGDIKSMLTLEPGKGEAEMFKMNMEIKSVLRRLEKLGKPVVAAINGAALGGGYEICLCCHHRVALNSKAVQIGLPEVSLGLLPGGGGIVRMVNKFGAERAIMPLLEGTRFSADKAHAAGLVEELADSPEDMIAKAKAWVKANPEAQNPWDVKGFKIPGGDAKNPKIAQMLQGGNPMLYKKTRGLVPAPVKILDVIADTLRVDFDTALEIEARVFVSLVTTPVAKNLMNFFLQMNQVNGGGSRPKGFDKYQTKKVGVLGAGMMGQGIAYVSAMAGIEVVLKDISQDAADKGKAYSEGLLDKRVAKGRMTEEKKAQVLGLIKATADADDLQGCDLIIEAVFENVDLKHQITQELEGKLAENGVWGSNTSTLPITLLAEPSKKPENFIGIHFFSPVDKMPLVEIIVGEQTSDETLAKAFDYSQQIRKTPIVVNDSRGFFTSRVFATYLDEGALLLEEGVDPVLVENLGRAIGMPVGPLAVQDEVSQQLGVKATETNMALDARLGDNFSRETASYRLSKRLIDEHGRGGRFHGGGYYDYPAGGEKALWPEIYNWFYNPEVNLPVEDVKDRLLFRQVVESLRCYEEGVLNNVADANIGSIMGIGFPPHTGGVLQYVNTYGVKAFAQRLAELEDRYGERFAVPQVLKDKAEKGELFA; the protein is encoded by the coding sequence ATGACTGGAACATTTAACTACGAAAAAGACAGCGACAATATCGTAACCGTCACTATGGATATGAGTGGCCCGGTAAATGCGATGAACGATGAGTACATGGCGCTGATGGGCTCCACTGTAGAGCGCCTTGAGGCCGAGCGCGACAGTATTGCGGGCGTGGTTCTGACCTCAGCCAAGAAGACCTTCTTTGCCGGCGGCGATATCAAGAGCATGTTGACGCTCGAGCCCGGTAAAGGCGAAGCCGAAATGTTCAAAATGAACATGGAAATCAAGTCTGTGTTGCGCCGCCTGGAAAAGCTGGGCAAGCCGGTTGTTGCGGCCATTAATGGTGCCGCGCTGGGCGGTGGCTACGAAATCTGTTTGTGCTGTCACCACCGTGTGGCCCTGAACAGCAAAGCGGTACAAATTGGTCTCCCTGAAGTGAGCCTCGGCCTGCTGCCTGGCGGTGGCGGTATTGTTCGCATGGTGAATAAATTTGGCGCCGAGCGCGCGATCATGCCACTGCTGGAAGGCACGCGCTTCTCTGCCGACAAGGCCCATGCCGCCGGTCTGGTTGAAGAGCTGGCCGACAGTCCGGAAGACATGATTGCCAAAGCCAAAGCCTGGGTGAAAGCAAATCCTGAAGCCCAAAACCCCTGGGATGTGAAAGGCTTTAAAATCCCTGGTGGCGATGCGAAAAACCCCAAGATTGCCCAGATGCTCCAGGGCGGCAACCCCATGTTGTACAAGAAGACACGTGGTCTGGTTCCCGCGCCGGTGAAAATCCTGGATGTCATCGCCGATACCTTGCGGGTGGATTTCGACACCGCTCTGGAAATTGAAGCGCGTGTCTTCGTCAGCCTGGTGACAACACCTGTTGCCAAAAATCTGATGAACTTCTTCCTGCAGATGAATCAGGTGAACGGTGGCGGCAGCCGTCCGAAAGGCTTCGATAAGTATCAAACTAAAAAAGTAGGCGTACTCGGCGCAGGTATGATGGGCCAGGGCATCGCCTATGTCTCGGCGATGGCTGGCATTGAAGTCGTCCTGAAAGACATCAGCCAGGATGCGGCAGACAAGGGCAAGGCCTACAGCGAAGGTCTGCTTGATAAACGCGTTGCCAAAGGCCGTATGACAGAAGAGAAAAAAGCGCAGGTGCTGGGGCTTATCAAGGCTACCGCCGATGCTGATGATCTGCAGGGCTGCGATCTGATTATCGAAGCCGTGTTTGAGAATGTCGACCTGAAACACCAGATTACGCAAGAACTGGAAGGCAAGCTGGCCGAGAACGGCGTATGGGGCTCAAACACCTCGACCCTGCCGATCACCCTGCTGGCTGAGCCGTCTAAGAAGCCCGAGAACTTCATTGGTATCCACTTCTTCTCACCCGTCGATAAGATGCCGCTGGTGGAAATCATTGTCGGTGAGCAAACATCCGATGAGACACTGGCCAAGGCGTTTGACTATTCCCAGCAAATCCGCAAAACGCCGATCGTGGTTAACGACTCACGCGGTTTCTTTACCTCTCGCGTATTTGCCACCTATCTGGATGAAGGTGCCTTGCTGCTGGAAGAGGGCGTCGATCCGGTACTGGTTGAAAACCTCGGTCGAGCCATTGGTATGCCGGTTGGACCGCTGGCCGTGCAGGATGAGGTCAGTCAGCAACTGGGCGTAAAAGCCACCGAAACCAATATGGCGCTGGATGCGCGTCTGGGGGATAACTTCTCACGGGAAACCGCCAGCTACCGTTTGTCCAAACGCTTGATCGACGAGCATGGTCGTGGTGGTCGTTTCCACGGCGGTGGTTACTACGATTACCCTGCGGGCGGCGAAAAAGCGCTGTGGCCGGAAATTTACAACTGGTTCTATAACCCGGAAGTGAATCTGCCGGTGGAGGATGTAAAAGACCGCCTGTTGTTCCGTCAGGTCGTTGAGTCGCTGCGCTGTTACGAAGAAGGTGTGTTGAATAATGTGGCTGACGCAAATATCGGCTCCATTATGGGCATTGGCTTCCCGCCCCACACTGGCGGTGTGCTGCAGTACGTAAACACATATGGTGTGAAGGCCTTCGCCCAGCGTCTGGCTGAGCTTGAGGACCGCTATGGTGAGCGTTTTGCCGTACCGCAGGTGCTGAAGGACAAAGCCGAGAAAGGCGAACTGTTCGCCTGA
- a CDS encoding acetyl-CoA C-acetyltransferase yields the protein MSNSAFIYDAVRTPRAKGKMGSPLSQVKPVDLLAGLLNGLRDRHNLDTALVDDVVMGCVMPVGEQGACVAKTAAMKAGWDESVAGVQLDRFCASGLEAVNLAAMKIASGWEELVVAGGVESMSRVPMGSNGGAWGEDPQTAFDTAFVPQGIGADLIATMEGFSRADLDGFAARSQEYAARAREAGYFDRSVLPVKDVNGMTILEKDDFIKPGTTVESLSKLRPSFEMLGGLGFDDIALSKYPQVAKINHVHHAGNSSGIVDGASAVLIGSKAAGEKIGLKARGRVVATAVTGTEPTIMLTGPAPATWKVLEKAGMKIEDIDLFEINEAFASVAMRFQKDTQAPWEKINVNGGAIAMGHPLGATGGMLVGTILDELERRDQRFGLITLCVGGGMGIATIIERL from the coding sequence ATGAGCAACAGCGCTTTTATCTATGATGCCGTCCGGACCCCCCGGGCCAAGGGCAAAATGGGCTCGCCACTGAGCCAGGTGAAGCCGGTGGACCTGCTGGCCGGTCTGCTGAATGGTCTGCGCGACCGTCACAATCTGGATACCGCACTGGTCGACGACGTCGTCATGGGCTGCGTCATGCCGGTCGGAGAGCAAGGCGCGTGCGTCGCGAAAACGGCGGCCATGAAGGCAGGCTGGGATGAGTCAGTAGCTGGCGTTCAGTTGGATCGCTTCTGTGCCTCGGGCCTTGAGGCCGTCAACCTGGCCGCGATGAAGATCGCCTCCGGCTGGGAAGAGCTGGTGGTTGCGGGCGGTGTAGAAAGCATGTCTCGTGTCCCCATGGGCTCGAATGGTGGCGCCTGGGGCGAAGATCCGCAAACGGCCTTCGACACCGCTTTTGTTCCTCAGGGTATCGGTGCTGACCTGATTGCCACGATGGAAGGTTTCTCACGGGCAGATCTCGACGGCTTCGCTGCGCGCTCGCAGGAATATGCGGCTCGCGCCAGAGAAGCGGGATACTTCGACCGCTCTGTATTGCCGGTGAAAGACGTCAACGGCATGACCATCCTTGAGAAGGATGACTTCATCAAGCCGGGTACAACGGTAGAAAGCCTGAGCAAGCTGCGTCCGTCTTTTGAAATGCTGGGCGGGCTCGGTTTCGATGATATCGCTCTGAGCAAATACCCCCAGGTTGCCAAGATCAATCACGTCCATCACGCCGGTAACTCATCGGGTATTGTCGATGGCGCATCTGCCGTATTGATTGGCAGCAAGGCTGCTGGCGAGAAAATCGGCCTGAAAGCACGTGGCCGTGTAGTCGCGACCGCGGTGACGGGTACCGAGCCCACCATCATGCTGACAGGGCCGGCACCGGCGACCTGGAAAGTCCTCGAAAAGGCCGGCATGAAAATCGAAGACATTGACCTGTTTGAGATTAACGAAGCTTTTGCGTCGGTGGCGATGCGCTTCCAGAAAGATACCCAGGCACCCTGGGAAAAAATTAACGTCAATGGCGGCGCCATTGCGATGGGGCACCCTCTCGGCGCAACCGGTGGCATGCTCGTCGGCACCATTCTTGACGAGCTTGAGCGTCGCGACCAGCGCTTTGGCCTGATCACGCTCTGTGTGGGCGGTGGCATGGGTATCGCCACGATTATCGAACGCCTGTAA
- a CDS encoding AraC family transcriptional regulator: MSSSHNRTISSSFVQAVVAKLALPHRQLSDLLQHCDISESVLNSNRARVRPAQFARLLDAATQLSNDESLGYNKTPQRIGTMAALVRYCHHSDDLGQALSRHRELFNLFDSGYRVSLIERDAYAFFRLEADPEYELTPWVCEQHMMMFHRLFCWLCGTPLPLLRVNLHYPVPAHRDEYHYLFHSETRFKQPHTEFVIERRLLSLPIVRSEAELDDYLQRVPFEFLHVPGQDGTYTEQIRRYLKKSLPKLPNYEHIADALGLGTQTLRRRLAQEGCDYRQIKHELLRDLAIELLAEPELDIKQIAYQLGFSEPSAFIRSFKKWTGSSPGEYRRHNTVNTDTARRT; this comes from the coding sequence GTGAGCAGCAGCCACAACCGCACCATTTCATCATCGTTTGTGCAGGCCGTTGTCGCAAAACTGGCGCTGCCGCATCGGCAATTGAGCGACTTGCTGCAGCACTGCGATATCAGCGAATCGGTACTCAACAGCAATCGTGCCAGGGTGCGCCCCGCGCAATTTGCCCGCCTGCTGGACGCCGCCACCCAACTGTCGAATGATGAATCGCTCGGTTACAACAAAACACCGCAGCGCATTGGCACCATGGCTGCGCTGGTTCGCTACTGTCACCACAGTGACGATCTGGGGCAGGCACTGAGTCGGCATAGGGAGCTATTCAATCTGTTTGACAGCGGCTATCGCGTCAGCCTCATTGAACGCGATGCCTATGCTTTTTTTCGCCTCGAGGCCGACCCTGAATATGAACTGACGCCCTGGGTGTGTGAGCAGCATATGATGATGTTTCACCGCCTGTTCTGCTGGCTGTGCGGGACACCATTACCGCTGCTGCGGGTGAATCTTCACTACCCCGTTCCGGCGCATCGCGACGAATACCACTACCTCTTTCACAGCGAAACCCGCTTCAAGCAGCCCCATACCGAGTTTGTGATCGAGCGCCGCCTGCTGTCACTGCCCATCGTCCGCAGCGAGGCTGAACTCGATGATTACCTACAGCGTGTCCCTTTTGAGTTTCTCCATGTGCCAGGCCAGGACGGCACCTACACAGAACAGATTCGTCGTTACCTGAAAAAATCTCTCCCCAAATTGCCGAACTACGAGCACATTGCCGACGCGCTGGGCCTTGGCACGCAAACACTGCGGCGCCGACTGGCGCAAGAGGGATGTGATTACCGCCAGATCAAACACGAACTGCTGCGAGACCTGGCCATTGAATTACTGGCCGAGCCGGAGCTGGATATCAAGCAGATTGCCTATCAGCTGGGCTTTTCTGAACCCAGCGCCTTCATCCGCTCATTCAAGAAATGGACAGGCAGCAGCCCCGGCGAATACCGTCGGCACAATACCGTGAACACCGACACAGCCCGACGCACCTGA
- a CDS encoding long-chain-fatty-acid--CoA ligase codes for MKIHQFVDYHARITPENACLIFADQPISYAEIQRQSESIAAGLLERGIEAGDRIACLCQNCPEFLTLLVACSRVEAVLCAVNYRLAPEEVQYVLDDSNARMLAAPDTDMAPLIAALKTSVPILSSHDGSWEAWCRSLPDAAGIDRSRGSDAAIMQLYTSGTTGRPKGVVLSQRNIFSLYASAAASWSVKACPGSRDLVSAPNFHIGGAGTLILPILSGGTVVLHKTFDPFKVAEDLERYQIENTFVVPAMIMAMIHMVPDLGERNFSHLRQIVYGASPINSALLQSALKVFDCDFYQVYGMTETCGAVVSLSAEDHRRAGQDRPELLASCGRPQAGIDVKVVNDQGEQLGVGETGELLVRCDANMMGYYRRTEATEETLRDGWIHTGDSAFIDDEGYIFLRDRIKDMIISGGENIYPIEIENALSQHPAVADVAVVGIPCENYGEAPLACVVLKEGQSLDADEMVAFLRDSLAGYKIPRQIAHHAELPRNPSGKILKKHLREPYWQGHERAIG; via the coding sequence ATGAAAATTCATCAGTTCGTCGACTACCATGCTCGGATAACCCCAGAGAATGCCTGCCTGATCTTCGCTGATCAGCCCATAAGCTATGCGGAAATCCAGCGCCAATCCGAGTCGATTGCCGCTGGTCTGCTGGAACGGGGGATAGAGGCCGGCGATCGCATCGCCTGCCTGTGTCAGAACTGCCCGGAATTTCTTACGCTCCTGGTCGCCTGCAGTCGCGTCGAAGCCGTGCTCTGCGCCGTGAACTACCGACTCGCACCGGAAGAAGTGCAATATGTACTGGACGACAGTAATGCGCGGATGCTGGCGGCCCCCGATACCGATATGGCGCCCCTCATTGCCGCACTGAAGACGAGCGTACCCATCCTCTCCTCCCACGATGGCAGCTGGGAAGCCTGGTGTCGCAGCTTACCCGACGCAGCCGGTATCGACCGCAGCCGCGGCAGCGATGCCGCAATCATGCAGTTGTACACCAGCGGCACTACGGGCCGCCCCAAAGGGGTCGTACTCAGCCAGCGAAACATATTTTCTCTCTATGCCTCGGCAGCCGCGTCATGGTCTGTAAAAGCCTGTCCGGGCAGCCGTGATCTCGTCAGCGCACCTAACTTCCATATCGGCGGCGCTGGCACGCTGATTCTCCCGATTCTGTCTGGGGGGACGGTTGTACTTCACAAGACTTTCGACCCCTTCAAGGTGGCCGAAGATCTGGAGCGCTACCAAATAGAAAACACCTTTGTCGTTCCCGCGATGATTATGGCAATGATCCACATGGTGCCTGATCTTGGCGAGCGGAATTTCAGCCATCTCAGACAGATCGTCTACGGCGCCTCGCCAATCAACAGTGCCCTGCTGCAAAGTGCGCTGAAAGTATTCGACTGCGATTTCTATCAGGTCTACGGCATGACAGAAACCTGCGGCGCAGTGGTCTCACTGTCTGCAGAAGATCATCGCCGGGCGGGTCAAGATCGTCCGGAACTGCTCGCCTCCTGCGGCCGCCCTCAGGCCGGTATCGATGTAAAAGTCGTTAACGACCAGGGAGAGCAACTCGGCGTCGGAGAAACCGGCGAGCTACTGGTTCGCTGTGACGCCAACATGATGGGCTACTATCGACGCACAGAGGCAACCGAGGAAACCCTGCGCGACGGCTGGATACACACAGGCGATTCTGCGTTTATTGACGACGAGGGCTATATTTTCCTTCGTGATCGTATCAAAGACATGATTATCAGCGGCGGCGAGAATATTTATCCCATAGAAATCGAAAACGCCTTGAGCCAACACCCGGCCGTTGCGGATGTGGCCGTTGTCGGAATTCCCTGCGAGAACTATGGCGAAGCCCCGCTCGCCTGTGTGGTTTTAAAAGAAGGCCAATCGCTGGATGCGGATGAAATGGTCGCATTTTTGCGAGACAGCCTCGCGGGCTACAAAATTCCAAGACAGATTGCCCACCATGCCGAGCTGCCGCGCAACCCCTCCGGAAAAATTCTCAAAAAGCACCTTCGCGAGCCCTATTGGCAAGGCCATGAGCGAGCGATCGGTTAA